The Papaver somniferum cultivar HN1 chromosome 3, ASM357369v1, whole genome shotgun sequence genome includes a region encoding these proteins:
- the LOC113361289 gene encoding histidine kinase 5-like isoform X3 produces MLERERIANTEDAFTVDMKRLSELTSYSEKGSIQLNNLVKDWKQKQINAVRRLEEERAILIKRRKEIELKKLEIHKEHRSDEASLGDKRLISIFEGDYDRKNRDIVEQDIVVQEKRVEVDAEFDTVKYWKLKAKQLEKWLEEKLQENIKLLETQASPVEELSQVLKRADNFLHFILENAPVVMGHQDNELRYRFLYNHFPSLSYEDIIGKTDLEIFNGSGVQEFYDFKKEVMECGRPAKREITFGTELFGTKIFLLYAEPVYDIAGDAIGVNHVGMDISDQVIRREKMAKLREQIAVEEDKKAELDNSSDVAMLNKA; encoded by the exons ATGTTAGAAAGAGAAAGAATCGCAAATACTGAGGATGCTTTCACAGTGGATATGAAGCGGCTTTCTGAATTGACAAGTTACAGCGAGAAAGGGTCGATTCAGTTGAATAACCTTGTCAAGGACTGGAAGCAGAAGCAGATTAATGCTGTCCGTCGTCTCGAGGAAGAGCGTGCCATCTTAATTAAACGAAGGAAAGAAATTGAGCTCAAAAAATTGGAGATTCACAAGGAACATCGGTCTGACGAAGCAAGTCTAGGTGATAAACGGCTGATATCTATATTTGAAGGAGATTATGATAGGAAAAACAGAGATATTGTTGAACAGGATATTGTTGTTCAAGAAAAGCGAGTCGAAGTAGATGCCGAGTTTGACACTGTTAAGTACTGGAAGCTGAAGGCGAAGCAACTAGAAAAATGgttagaagagaagctacaagaAAACATCAAATTGCTCGAGACACAAGCATCGCCAGTAGAAGAATTATCACAGGTGCTAAAAAGAGCAGATAATTTCTTACACTTCATTCTCGAGAATGCGCCGGTTGTCATGGGACATCAG GATAACGAATTACGTTACAGATTCCTTTATAACCATTTTCCTAGTTTGAGTTACGAG GATATCATAGGAAAAACAGATTTGGAGATCTTTAATGGATCAGGTGTTCAggaattttatgattttaagaAAGAAGTCATGGAATGTGGAAGACCGGCAAAGCGGGAAATCACATTCGGTACAGAATTATTTGGGACCAAGATATTTTTGTTATACGCAGAACCTGTATATGACATAGCAGGGGATGCAATTGGTGTCAACCATGTGGGAATGGATATCTCTGATCAG GTTATTAGAAGAGAAAAAATGGCCAAACTTCGTGAGCAAATAGCTGTAGAAGAGGATAAAAAAGCAGAACTAGACAACAG TTCAGACGTAGCGATGCTAAACAAAGCTTAG
- the LOC113361289 gene encoding histidine kinase 5-like isoform X2, whose product MLERERIANTEDAFTVDMKRLSELTSYSEKGSIQLNNLVKDWKQKQINAVRRLEEERAILIKRRKEIELKKLEIHKEHRSDEASLGDKRLISIFEGDYDRKNRDIVEQDIVVQEKRVEVDAEFDTVKYWKLKAKQLEKWLEEKLQENIKLLETQASPVEELSQVLKRADNFLHFILENAPVVMGHQDNELRYRFLYNHFPSLSYEDIIGKTDLEIFNGSGVQEFYDFKKEVMECGRPAKREITFGTELFGTKIFLLYAEPVYDIAGDAIGVNHVGMDISDQVIRREKMAKLREQIAVEEDKKAELDNRGCQFSQDTPDLEFGPKAMTT is encoded by the exons ATGTTAGAAAGAGAAAGAATCGCAAATACTGAGGATGCTTTCACAGTGGATATGAAGCGGCTTTCTGAATTGACAAGTTACAGCGAGAAAGGGTCGATTCAGTTGAATAACCTTGTCAAGGACTGGAAGCAGAAGCAGATTAATGCTGTCCGTCGTCTCGAGGAAGAGCGTGCCATCTTAATTAAACGAAGGAAAGAAATTGAGCTCAAAAAATTGGAGATTCACAAGGAACATCGGTCTGACGAAGCAAGTCTAGGTGATAAACGGCTGATATCTATATTTGAAGGAGATTATGATAGGAAAAACAGAGATATTGTTGAACAGGATATTGTTGTTCAAGAAAAGCGAGTCGAAGTAGATGCCGAGTTTGACACTGTTAAGTACTGGAAGCTGAAGGCGAAGCAACTAGAAAAATGgttagaagagaagctacaagaAAACATCAAATTGCTCGAGACACAAGCATCGCCAGTAGAAGAATTATCACAGGTGCTAAAAAGAGCAGATAATTTCTTACACTTCATTCTCGAGAATGCGCCGGTTGTCATGGGACATCAG GATAACGAATTACGTTACAGATTCCTTTATAACCATTTTCCTAGTTTGAGTTACGAG GATATCATAGGAAAAACAGATTTGGAGATCTTTAATGGATCAGGTGTTCAggaattttatgattttaagaAAGAAGTCATGGAATGTGGAAGACCGGCAAAGCGGGAAATCACATTCGGTACAGAATTATTTGGGACCAAGATATTTTTGTTATACGCAGAACCTGTATATGACATAGCAGGGGATGCAATTGGTGTCAACCATGTGGGAATGGATATCTCTGATCAG GTTATTAGAAGAGAAAAAATGGCCAAACTTCGTGAGCAAATAGCTGTAGAAGAGGATAAAAAAGCAGAACTAGACAACAG AGGTTGTCAATTCAGCCAAGATACTCCCGATCTCGAATTTGGACCAAAAGCAATGACAACTTAA
- the LOC113361289 gene encoding histidine kinase 5-like isoform X1, producing the protein MLERERIANTEDAFTVDMKRLSELTSYSEKGSIQLNNLVKDWKQKQINAVRRLEEERAILIKRRKEIELKKLEIHKEHRSDEASLGDKRLISIFEGDYDRKNRDIVEQDIVVQEKRVEVDAEFDTVKYWKLKAKQLEKWLEEKLQENIKLLETQASPVEELSQVLKRADNFLHFILENAPVVMGHQDNELRYRFLYNHFPSLSYEDIIGKTDLEIFNGSGVQEFYDFKKEVMECGRPAKREITFGTELFGTKIFLLYAEPVYDIAGDAIGVNHVGMDISDQVIRREKMAKLREQIAVEEDKKAELDNRRSDAKQSLAHDVRPLLTEVVNSAKILPISNLDQKQ; encoded by the exons ATGTTAGAAAGAGAAAGAATCGCAAATACTGAGGATGCTTTCACAGTGGATATGAAGCGGCTTTCTGAATTGACAAGTTACAGCGAGAAAGGGTCGATTCAGTTGAATAACCTTGTCAAGGACTGGAAGCAGAAGCAGATTAATGCTGTCCGTCGTCTCGAGGAAGAGCGTGCCATCTTAATTAAACGAAGGAAAGAAATTGAGCTCAAAAAATTGGAGATTCACAAGGAACATCGGTCTGACGAAGCAAGTCTAGGTGATAAACGGCTGATATCTATATTTGAAGGAGATTATGATAGGAAAAACAGAGATATTGTTGAACAGGATATTGTTGTTCAAGAAAAGCGAGTCGAAGTAGATGCCGAGTTTGACACTGTTAAGTACTGGAAGCTGAAGGCGAAGCAACTAGAAAAATGgttagaagagaagctacaagaAAACATCAAATTGCTCGAGACACAAGCATCGCCAGTAGAAGAATTATCACAGGTGCTAAAAAGAGCAGATAATTTCTTACACTTCATTCTCGAGAATGCGCCGGTTGTCATGGGACATCAG GATAACGAATTACGTTACAGATTCCTTTATAACCATTTTCCTAGTTTGAGTTACGAG GATATCATAGGAAAAACAGATTTGGAGATCTTTAATGGATCAGGTGTTCAggaattttatgattttaagaAAGAAGTCATGGAATGTGGAAGACCGGCAAAGCGGGAAATCACATTCGGTACAGAATTATTTGGGACCAAGATATTTTTGTTATACGCAGAACCTGTATATGACATAGCAGGGGATGCAATTGGTGTCAACCATGTGGGAATGGATATCTCTGATCAG GTTATTAGAAGAGAAAAAATGGCCAAACTTCGTGAGCAAATAGCTGTAGAAGAGGATAAAAAAGCAGAACTAGACAACAG ACGTAGCGATGCTAAACAAAGCTTAGCTCATGATGTACGTCCTCTCCTCACAGAGGTTGTCAATTCAGCCAAGATACTCCCGATCTCGAATTTGGACCAAAAGCAATGA